A genome region from Aphelocoma coerulescens isolate FSJ_1873_10779 chromosome Z unlocalized genomic scaffold, UR_Acoe_1.0 ChrZ, whole genome shotgun sequence includes the following:
- the LOC138103506 gene encoding interferon-like, whose translation MAAPNAPQPRLPHAAPALLLLLTALATTLACQQLWTHDDTFPGDALRLLQDVAPGHAQPCHLQEPPFFPDTLLHNNLRPHQAAATALRILQNLFHTLGTNSTRQHWHSQARNDLLNKLQHYIHHLEQCLPDNATLFKGPRNPLLTINKYFRDIQLFLHAHNHSACAWEHVRLEARTSLQHLHNLTRTMRR comes from the coding sequence ATGGCTGCGCCCAACGCCCCACAGCCACGCCTGCCGCACGCCGCCCCggcactcctgctcctcctcacgGCTCTCGCCACCACCCTCGCCTGCCAACAGCTCTGGACACACGACGACACCTTCCCCGGCGACGCACTCCGCCTCCTCCAGGACGTGGCTCCCGGCCacgcacagccctgccacctccaagaGCCGCCCTTCTTCCCCGACACCCTCCTCCACAACAACCTCCGCCCGCACCaagccgccgccaccgccctaCGCATCCTCCAGAACCTCTTCCACACCCTCGGCACCAACAGCACCcgccagcactggcacagccaggctcgCAACGACCTCCTCAACAAACTCCAGCACTACATCCACCACCTCGAGCAATGCCTCCCCGACAACGCCACGCTCTTCAAAGGACCACGCAACCCGCTGCTCACCATCAACAAGTACTTCAGGGACATCCAACTCTTCCTCCACGCCCACAACCACAGCGCCTGCGCCTGGGAACACGTCCGCCTCGAAGCTCGCACCTCTTTACAGCACCTCCACAACCTCACCCGCACCATGCGCCGCTAG